Genomic window (Clostridia bacterium):
CCCCTCTATTGGGGTCGCCGGGGCCGCACCCTATATTTCGCTTCCGAAATGAAAGCCCTAGTAAACAGGTGTGAAGGCATAGAACCCTTTCCGCCCGGGCACTACTTTCATTCCTCGGAGGGGCTAGTGTGCTACAGAGAGAAAGAACAAGAAGAGAAAGCAATAACGCCAACTTCTTTAAATGAGGCGTGCCTCCGCCTGCGGACTATTTTACAAAAGTCGGTAGCCAAATGTCTACCCGCCAGGGGGAAGGTTGGTATCCTTTTGAGTGGGGGCCTGGACAGCAGTATTGTGGCCGCCATGGCCTGCAGTTTAGGTGCGGAAGTCAAGAGTTTTGCCGTGGGTCACGAAAGAAGCCTGGACTTGATATATGCCAGAAAGGTGGCCCAAAGCCTCGGATTGGAGCATCACGAATACATTTATAGACCCGAGGAACTAAAAGACATTCTGCCCACAGTGATTTATCACTTGGAATCCTTTGACTGGTCTCTGGTTCCGAGTGCGGTGGCCAATTATCTTGCGGCCCGTTCAGTGCGGGAACACGGACTGGACTATGTACTTATGGGTGAGGGCGGTGACGAGCTTTTCGGAGGTTATCACTATTTGAAAACCAAATCTCCTCAGGATCAAATCAATGAGATGGAGAAGTTGCTCAAGACCGGACATAGTATGGGTTTTCAGCGGGTGGACCGCATGACTTCCGCCCACGGCCTGATATGCAATCTGCCTTTCATGGACTACGAACTGATCCGCCTGGCCGTCTCCCTCCCGGTAGAATGGAAGATTAGCCCGGAAGGGACGGAAAAGTGGATTCTACGGGAGGCCTTCAGGGCTGATTTGCCGGAGGAGATCATTAACCGGCGCAAAGATGAATTTAGCCAGGGATCGGGAATGGCAGAAGTGATGGCGCAAATGATTGCCAGCGAAATTACGGACGAGGCATTCACCCGGGAGCGTCAGGTTACCCCTGAAGTTACCTTGTACTCCAAAGAAGAACTTTATTACTACCGCATCTTCCGGCAGTTTTATCCTCAACCCGAGCTGGTTCGAATAATAGGCCGTTGGACCCCTTGGTAAGGCGCTCCGGTGTTCTCGCCAAACGGGCGTTGTGGACGCTTTGAGAAACTACTACCCGGTAGTAGGAGAAAACCGGCAGCGTGTCGAAGGCTGGTAGCCGTTACGGGTCTTATCCAGTTAGGGGAACCTTAGCCTAGGCGCTACCCGGCGAAAACCGCTGCGCCTGCGCCAGTGCCCTGTCCGAGGCCCGGCCGGTATAAGTGAAGTACAGTGAGTAACTATTATTGTATTATTGTAGAAAGAAAGGAGCTCCGTGTTAACATGACCAATGAAGAACTGATCCTCACGGGCGAGCGCCGCATCCGCTGGGCGGAGCGCCATATGCCGGTCCTGGCTTCCATTGCCCGCCGCTGGGAGGAGGAAAAACCTCTAACCGGCCTGCGCATCGGTGCCTGCCTCCACGTCACCACCGAGACGGCCAACCTGGTCCGGGTGCTGAAAACCGGCGGGGCGGAAGTGGCCTTGTGCGCCTCCAACCCCCTGAGCACTCAGGACGATGTGGCCGCCGCCCTTAACCAAAGGTACGGCATACCTACCTTCGCCGTCCGGGGAGAAGATGACGAAACCTACTACCGGCACATCCACCAGGTACTGGACACCAAACCCCACATAACCATGGACGACGGCGCGGACCTGATCAGCACCCTGCACCGCCAACGGCAGGAACTCCTGGAGGGAGTAATGGCCGGCACGGAGGAAACCACCACCGGGGTGATCCGCCTCCGGGCCATGGCCGAGGCCGGGGTGTTGCGCTATCCGGTAATCGCCGTCAACGACGCCCTCACCAAACACATGTTTGACAACCGCTACGGCACCGGGCAGTCGGCGGTGGACGGTATAATCCGGGCTACGAACTATCTTCTGGCCGGCAGCACCTTCGTAGTCGTGGGCTACGGCTGGTGTGGCCGGGGGGTGGCGGCGCGTGCCCAGGGGCTGGGCGCCAAGGTTATCGTGGTGGAGGTCGACCCGCTGCACGCCCTGGAAGCGGCCATGGACGGTTACCCGGTTACGGACATGCAGGAAGCGGCCCGTCTGGGCGACATCTTCTGCACGGTTACGGGCAACAGGCACGTAATAGACGAGGAACATCTCCGGCTCATGAAGGACGGGGCCATTCTGGCCAACGCCGGGCACTTTGACGTGGAAATAAATCTTGAGGCGCTGCGCTCCCTGGCCGCTTCCCGGGAGCGGGTAAGGGAAAACGTGGAGGAATTCCGCCTGGCCGACGGCCGCCGGCTCTACCTTTTGGCGGGGGGCCGGCTGGTAAACCTGGCGGCGGCCGAAGGGCATCCGGCCCAGGTCATGGATATGAGCTTTGCCAATCAGGCCCTGGCCGTGGGATGGCTTTACAAAGGCGGGGCCAAGGAATTGCAGAGGCAGGTCTACCGGGTGCCGGAGGAGATAGACCGGCAGGTGGCGGCGCTAAAGCTGGCCAGTATGGGCATTAAGCTGGAAAAGTTAACGTCCGCCCAGGAGGAATACCTCCGCTCCTGGCAGGCAGGAACGTAAACAGCGACCTGCTTCCTGCAACCGACGCTGCCCGGAGGCCAGCTTTCCTGCCGGCAGCGTTTCTTGCATCTCGTCCGGTTAGGTGCTGGCGGCTCACTACCCACTACGCCTCTACACCGTCTACCAATCCCCTAGAGCAAATGCCTTTTTCAGGGTGGATTGCTCTTTACAACCAACAACTTATCTGCTAATATTGAGTTGTAAGTTGCCTGGTAGGAGGTGGGGTGCTTCTTGCCGCAACCGAGGGGAATTCTGGTGGATCCGGTTCTTAGGCGGCTGAACCAGCAGCAGGTGGAACTTATTCACCGTCTTTCCCTGGAGATGCTGGAAGAGCCAGGCTTGTTGGTTTTCAACCGGGAAGCCGCAGAGCTGCTGGGTGCTGCCGGAGCGAGGGTGAAGCCCACGGAGGGTTTTGCCTTTCCGGCCTGGTGGGTCCATATCTCGGAGAAGCTGGTGAACCGGGCCCTGGAATCGGCTCCCCGCCGCGTACGCCTCGGGGCCAGGGAGGAGAGCAATATCCTAGAGCTGGATGCCGACCAGCCCAGAGTTTACTTTGGCAGCGGTTCGGAAACTAATCTTTGGCTGGAGATCCAGCCGGAGGTATTTGTAGCTAAAGACGACCCCGCACGGGAGATAATCTATCCGACGGTCAGGCGCCGGCGGGGAACGGTGGCTGACCTGGCCCGCGCGGCCCACCTGGCCGAGCAATTGGATAACCTGGACTTTTTCCTGCGGCCGGTCAACATTCAGGACGAGGATATCGACGAGGATAACAAAGACGTAAACAAGTTCTTTGCCTGCCTTAACTACACCACCAAGCACGTCATGGCCGGCCTAACCTCTCTGGGACAACTTGACCCTGTAATCAAAATGGCGGAGATCATTGCCGGCGGGCCGAGGGAACTGCGGAAAAACCCGCTCATTTCCTTTGTTACCTGTGTAGTAAAAAGCCCGCTGCAGTTGGTGGACGACAGTACCCAGAAAATGCTGGAGATGGTACGTCGCGACATTCCCGTGGTCATCTCCAGTTCCCCTCAAGGGGGTTCCACCGCGCCCATAGAGGAAGTGGGGATGGTGGCCCAGATCAATGCCGAGATCTTGGCCGGGATTGTCCTGAGCCAGTTGGCCCGACCGGGGGCCCCGGTGCTTTACGGCAGCGTGCCGGTGCGGGCGCGCATGGATACCCTACACGACATGTACGGGGTGCCGGAGTTCGGTCACTACAATGTAGACTGCGTGCAGATGGCCCGATTCTACGGGCTGCCTTGTTATTCAACCGCCGGGGTGGCGGATGCCAGGATCCCCGGTATTCAAGCCACGGCAGAGAAAATGCTCAGTTATGGTTACATTACCCCCAGCGGTCCGGCCCTTATCCATTATGCCTTCGGCCTCCTGGAAGAAACACAGGCTTTCTGCCCCGAACAGGCTATTTTGGATAACTGGCATATAGGCATGATCAAAGAGTTGTGGCGACAGCCGGAGGTGACGGAGGAAACCGGGGCGCAGGTACTGGATACCGTGCGCCGGGTCATGGCCAGTTCCCACCGCCTTTACGCGCGTTACACCCGCCGACTCGTACACCAGGGGAAGGTTTTCCCTACCTACCCCTTCTCCAGCCAGGGGCTGACGGACGAGGCCCTCTTACGGGCGCACCAACAACTGCACACCTATCTGGCGCGGCCGCCTCGCTGCCTCCCGCGGGAAATATGTCGGGAGATTTTTGCCCGCGTACCGGGCATTTTACCCCGGCTCAATCCCTACACCAAAGAGGCCGTTTTGCCGGCCCCAGAGCCGGAGGTATTAAGGGAGGCTGACCGGCAGTGAAGTTATGGGGGCTAACCGGCGTCTCGGCGTGGGTGAGGGCAGGTGCAGGTATCGAGTTTGGCGCACTAGGAGCGTGGAAAGGGGATACGGTCAGGTGGATTTGCTGGAACGGATTGCGGCCAATGTGGTGCAGGGCCGCCGTACCGCAGAAGACGAAGGTCTGGACGAGGGCTTGGTGGGCCAGCCGGGTGTCCGGGAGTTGGTCCAGGAAGCCATTGCCGCCGGCCTACCCCTGGAGAGCATAATCCAGAAGGGTCTCAGCCGCGGCATGCAAATCGTGGGCGAGAAATACCAGCGAGGCGAGTACTTCATCCCGGATATGCTGTCTGCCGCTGAGAGCGTGGCGGCAGCCATGGAGATCATCGAGCCTCTCCTGGTTGGCCAGGACCGGGGGAGTAAGAGGGCCCGGGTGGTGCTGGCCACGGTAGAGCAGGACCAGCACGACATTGGGAAAAACCTGGTGGGCATCATGCTTAGGGGCGCCGGGTTCCAGGTAATCGACCTGGGGGTCGGGGTGCCGGCGGCGCGGATCGCAGAGGCCGTAGCCACGGAAGGGGCGCAGATCGTCGGTCTATCCGCTCTGCTGGACACTACCATGCGTTTCATGGCCAGCACCGTTACGGAACTGGAACGCCGGGGCCTGCGTTCCCGGGTCAGGGTCATGATCGGGGGAGCCCCCACTTCTCCCGAATTTGCCCGCCAGATCGGCGCGGACGCCCATGGCAGCGATGCCTTTGCCGCCGTGGCCCTGGCAGAAAAGTTCGCGGCCGAGCTGGTCGCGGGTTAGAGCTCTTACCCGCTTTGCCACGGGGTATTTTCGGGGGAATTTTGAGCCCGTCAAGGCGTAAAGAGGCTGAGTTATCCCCAGTTCGTCCCGGGGCAGTGCTGGTTTCCCCCTCGTACCGGTCGCTTAGCCGACCGAACTAGGGTTCGACCTTCGCGCTTCGGCCGGCTTCCCGCGCAAGAACCCGTCCATGGCGCCGGCGCGGCTCCGGCCATCCTTGGCCTCCGACCGGCCTCCGCGCTCGCTCTCACCCAGTTCGGTACCCGGCACGCTTCAGGTACTCGGGCAAAACCAGCACTGCCCTCAAAGAAGTGGGGATCCGTCAGGTAAAGAGGTGGAAGTTGTGGAAGCAGGCGCAGCCTATCAGGAGGCCGTAGCCAGCGGTCGTTACGCCAGGCCTACCGGCCTCCTGGGAAAATACGACAACGTGCGGCTGTACTGGGAGGACTGGGTCACTGCTTATTTTATCACTCCCTTTCTGGAGGAGCTCGTGGCCGACAGGAAGCGCCGCGGGAGGGGCCTCAGTATCCTCGACCTGGGTTGCGGTAGCGGGGACGGTTACGAACTGCTCGCCAAACTGCCGGCCAGCCGGGTAGCGTGGGAAGACCACTGCCCCTCCCTCCTCGGACCGGAGGCCATCGGTTACTACCTAGGCATTGACCTGAACGAGGAACTCCTGGCGGAAGGCCGAGCCTCATACGGCGTACCCGGGAAGGTGGAATTTGCTCGAGCCAACTTCTGCGAGGGATTGCCCTCCGGGCCGGGCGGCCGCGGATTTGACCTTTATTTCACCTCCTACGGTACTCTCTCTCATTGTGATGACGCCGAACTGGAACAATTACTGGTGAACATCGCCGCCCAGGCGCCGCCGGGGGCAATTGTGGTGGGCGACTGGCTCGGCCGCTACTCCTACGAGTGGCAGAGCCTCTGGACCCACGAGGTGGAACAGGTACCCACCATAAACTACGTCATCTCCTACCTGGCTCCTGATGCCAACCGGGAAAAGCAGCCGTACACTTCCTTCCCGCTCCGGCTGATGAGCCGGCCGGAGGTAACCCGGGTGGTAGAGCGGGCCGGCAAAAGGGGCCACGCCGGGCTGCGCATACTCAGCTTCTTTGATCGTTCGGTGTTTGTCGGCCGGCACATGGACACCCGGCAGTACAATGCTTACGCCCTTCCCCTCCGACGGGCGGTAAACTCTCTGCTGGAACCGGGGGTGCGGACTGATCTCGCGACCCTGAAGCTGGAATGCCATCCCCGGGAGGGCTTCCCGGATCAGAACCGGGTCCTGGCCGGGATGG
Coding sequences:
- the ahcY gene encoding adenosylhomocysteinase, with protein sequence MTNEELILTGERRIRWAERHMPVLASIARRWEEEKPLTGLRIGACLHVTTETANLVRVLKTGGAEVALCASNPLSTQDDVAAALNQRYGIPTFAVRGEDDETYYRHIHQVLDTKPHITMDDGADLISTLHRQRQELLEGVMAGTEETTTGVIRLRAMAEAGVLRYPVIAVNDALTKHMFDNRYGTGQSAVDGIIRATNYLLAGSTFVVVGYGWCGRGVAARAQGLGAKVIVVEVDPLHALEAAMDGYPVTDMQEAARLGDIFCTVTGNRHVIDEEHLRLMKDGAILANAGHFDVEINLEALRSLAASRERVRENVEEFRLADGRRLYLLAGGRLVNLAAAEGHPAQVMDMSFANQALAVGWLYKGGAKELQRQVYRVPEEIDRQVAALKLASMGIKLEKLTSAQEEYLRSWQAGT
- a CDS encoding corrinoid protein, which encodes MDLLERIAANVVQGRRTAEDEGLDEGLVGQPGVRELVQEAIAAGLPLESIIQKGLSRGMQIVGEKYQRGEYFIPDMLSAAESVAAAMEIIEPLLVGQDRGSKRARVVLATVEQDQHDIGKNLVGIMLRGAGFQVIDLGVGVPAARIAEAVATEGAQIVGLSALLDTTMRFMASTVTELERRGLRSRVRVMIGGAPTSPEFARQIGADAHGSDAFAAVALAEKFAAELVAG
- a CDS encoding class I SAM-dependent methyltransferase; translated protein: MEAGAAYQEAVASGRYARPTGLLGKYDNVRLYWEDWVTAYFITPFLEELVADRKRRGRGLSILDLGCGSGDGYELLAKLPASRVAWEDHCPSLLGPEAIGYYLGIDLNEELLAEGRASYGVPGKVEFARANFCEGLPSGPGGRGFDLYFTSYGTLSHCDDAELEQLLVNIAAQAPPGAIVVGDWLGRYSYEWQSLWTHEVEQVPTINYVISYLAPDANREKQPYTSFPLRLMSRPEVTRVVERAGKRGHAGLRILSFFDRSVFVGRHMDTRQYNAYALPLRRAVNSLLEPGVRTDLATLKLECHPREGFPDQNRVLAGMADNWNRLVDLAAALLGALEAGADPKGTELPAGVPAPLAEGLVAAARAAERLAPDARAWCFERQLALALRGLEIEGQVGEGLGHGLVAILRVEK
- a CDS encoding trimethylamine methyltransferase family protein, whose amino-acid sequence is MPQPRGILVDPVLRRLNQQQVELIHRLSLEMLEEPGLLVFNREAAELLGAAGARVKPTEGFAFPAWWVHISEKLVNRALESAPRRVRLGAREESNILELDADQPRVYFGSGSETNLWLEIQPEVFVAKDDPAREIIYPTVRRRRGTVADLARAAHLAEQLDNLDFFLRPVNIQDEDIDEDNKDVNKFFACLNYTTKHVMAGLTSLGQLDPVIKMAEIIAGGPRELRKNPLISFVTCVVKSPLQLVDDSTQKMLEMVRRDIPVVISSSPQGGSTAPIEEVGMVAQINAEILAGIVLSQLARPGAPVLYGSVPVRARMDTLHDMYGVPEFGHYNVDCVQMARFYGLPCYSTAGVADARIPGIQATAEKMLSYGYITPSGPALIHYAFGLLEETQAFCPEQAILDNWHIGMIKELWRQPEVTEETGAQVLDTVRRVMASSHRLYARYTRRLVHQGKVFPTYPFSSQGLTDEALLRAHQQLHTYLARPPRCLPREICREIFARVPGILPRLNPYTKEAVLPAPEPEVLREADRQ
- a CDS encoding asparagine synthase-related protein codes for the protein MKALVNRCEGIEPFPPGHYFHSSEGLVCYREKEQEEKAITPTSLNEACLRLRTILQKSVAKCLPARGKVGILLSGGLDSSIVAAMACSLGAEVKSFAVGHERSLDLIYARKVAQSLGLEHHEYIYRPEELKDILPTVIYHLESFDWSLVPSAVANYLAARSVREHGLDYVLMGEGGDELFGGYHYLKTKSPQDQINEMEKLLKTGHSMGFQRVDRMTSAHGLICNLPFMDYELIRLAVSLPVEWKISPEGTEKWILREAFRADLPEEIINRRKDEFSQGSGMAEVMAQMIASEITDEAFTRERQVTPEVTLYSKEELYYYRIFRQFYPQPELVRIIGRWTPW